Below is a window of Leptolyngbya subtilissima AS-A7 DNA.
TCGACCATCAACGGTGCCCGTAAGGAGGACTGTGACCACAATTCTGGTGCATGCCCTCATTCTACCGATCGGGCATGTTGCCGCCGTTGTATTGAGGCGGTTGAGCGCGCGATCGGCGCAGGCTAGATCATAAACTGAGGGACTTTGGCTAGCCCCCTTAGTTTGATAGAATCAAGAGCTTGCACAGAAAACACCGCAGCCCGTCAAGTTCAAGGAGAACCCCATGGCCCGCATGTATTACGACAGTGACGCCAACTTAGATTTGCTCAACGGCAAGACCGTCGCCATTATTGGCTATGGCTCCCAGGGCCATGCCCACGCCCTCAACCTCAAAGACAGCGGCGTCAACGTCATTGTGGGTCTCTACGAAGGCAGCCGCTCCACCGCCAAAGCTGAGGCCGAAGGTCTGACCGTCAAGCCCGTCGCCGATGCCGTCAAGCTCGCCGACTGGATCATGATTTTGCTGCCCGACGAAGTGCAGCGCACTATTTATAACGAGGCGATCGCCCCCAACCTAGAAGCGGGCAACGTGCTGCTGTTTGCCCACGGCTTCAACATCAACTTTGGTCAGATCGTGCCCCCCGCCGATGTGGATGTGGTGATGGTGGCCCCTAAAGGCCCCGGCCACCTGGTACGCCGCACCTACCAAGAGGGCCAAGGGGTGCCCTGCCTGTTTGCTGTGTATCAAGATGCCACGGGTCAGGCCCGCGATCGCGCCATGGCCTACGCTAAAGGCATCGGCGGTACTCGCGCTGGTGTACTCGAAACCACCTTCCGTGAAGAAACCGAGACCGACCTGTTTGGCGAGCAAGTGGTGCTCTGCGGCGGCCTCAGCGAGCTGATCAAAGCCGGTTTTGAAACTCTAGTGAATGCTGGCTACCAGCCCGAGCTGGCCTACTTTGAATGTCTCCACGAAGTGAAGCTAATTGTCGATCTCGTTGTGGAAGGCGGCCTCGCCAAAATGCGCGACAGCATCTCCAACACCGCTGAATACGGCGACTACACCCGTGGCCCCCGCATCATCACCGACGAAACCCGCGCCGAAATGCGCAAGGTGCTGAAGGAAATTCAGACCGGCCAGTTTGCTCGCGAGTTTGTGCTTGAGAGCCAGTCGGGCAACGCCGGCTTCACCGCCATGCGCCGCCGCGAAGCCGAGCACCCCATTGAAGAAGTGGGTAAGGATCTGCGGGCCATGTTTAGCTGGCTGAAGAAAGCGTAGGGGGTAACGGAGTGATGGGGTAATGGAGTAATGGGGTGATGGGGTAGCAGTCAGAAGTTCTGTACTCTCCTACTCCATCACTCCCCTACTAGCCCACCCTATCACTCTCCTACTCGCCTACGCTTCTACCTTCACCTTGTTGCTATAGAACGCCACGTAGCCCTTGATGTCGCTCGCGGCGGGCTTGGGTTCGGCGTAGTACCAGGCGGCACCAGAATTCACGTTGTTATCAACAACGATGTCGTAGTAGCTGGCAGTGCCTTTCCAGGGGCAGCCGGTGGTTTTGCTGATGGGCTTGAAATAGTCCATATTCAGCGAGTCGGGGGGGAAGTACTGGTTGCCTTCGACCACTTCGCAGGCGTCGCTTTCAGCTAGTACAACACCATTCCAGGTAGCTTTAGCCATGGGATATCCTCCGATTTTTCCTCTCAGACTATAGCGAATCTGGGGTAGGTGATGAGGGTGGAGATCCCCCCTGCCCTCTTATCACGGTGATACGTGACAAGTCTTTAACGGCAAGGAACTGAGGGATCAGAAGGCCCGCTTAGGAAGGCATTTCACCAAGCCCGAGCAACGCTACAGAATCGGCTCATAGGTTTTTTGCAGCCATGCTCGATCAGTCCCAAACCCCTATTCTCTCGGCGTTGCAGGCGAGCAGTCGGCGACCCCATGCGGCGTTTTACGCACCAGGTCACAAGCGGGGGCAAGGAGCATCTTCTCGACTGCGAGACCTGCTGGGGGCAGCGGCACTGGCGACAGATCTGCCAGAATTGCCGGAGCTAGATAACTTGTTTGCTCCAGAAGGCGTAATTCTGGAAGCTCAGGAACTCGCTGCCGAGGCGTTTGGGGCTGAGCGCACCTACTTTCTCACCAACGGCTCGACCTGCGGCATCGAGGCCGCTATTCTTGCTACCTGTGGCCCTGGCGACAAAATTATTGTGCCGCGGAACGCCCATCGCTCGGTGATTGCGGGGCTGGTGCTGTCGGGAGCAATGCCAATTTTTGTGGCACCCGAGTACAGCCCAGAACTGGGCTTGGTGCTGGGGGTGAAGGCAGAGGCGATCGCCGCTACCCTCAGCCACCATCCCGACACCCGCGCAGTGCTGCTGGTGTCACCCACGTACCACGGCATTTGTTCGCATGTGGGGGCGATCGCATCCCTCGCCCACCGCCACGGCATTCCCTTACTAATAGATGAAGCCCACGGGCCGCACTTTGCTTTTCACCCTGACCTGCCAATCCCGGCGTTGGAGCTGGGCGCTGATCTGGTGGTGCAGTCAACCCACAAGGTGCTGGGAGCACTAAGTCAGGCGGCGATGCTGCACACGCGGGGAGACCGCGTCGATCGCGATCGCCTGCAAGCGGCCCTACAGCTCACTCAATCTACCAGCCCCAATTCTCTGCTGCTGGCTTCCTTAGATGCCGCCCGTCACCAGGTAGCGATCGAGGGCAAGGGGCTTTTGTCGGATACTTTGGCCCTAACGGAGCACATGCGCACGGAGCTGGCTACGGTTCCTGGTTTGCGAGTGATCGGCAAACCGACGGTAACGGCATTCTCCAGTGCTAGCGATCTGGATCTGACTCGGCTGACGGTAGATGTATCAGGCTTAGGGCTCACGGGGCTAGAGGCTGACGAAATTTTGCACGAAGAACTCGGCGTCACCGTCGAACTGCCGGAGTTGCAACACCTGACCTTGATTGTCAGCCTTGGCAATACAGACGAGGATGGGAAGCGGTGCGTGGCCGGTTTTCGAACGCTAGCAGAGAGCTACGCCAAGCAGTGTGTCGCCGTCGAGGTCTGGCCTCAGCCCGCCCCCAGCACGGATACCTCATTTACCCTGCCGGTAGTATCGCCTCGCGAGGCGTTCTTTGCGACTACAGAAACCGTTGGGGCTGAAGCTGCCATTGGCCGCATTAGTGCCGATACGATTTCGGCCTATCCCCCAGGGATTCCCGCCATTGTGGCAGGCGAGGTGATTGGTGAAGGGGCGATCGCCCATCTCACTGCCATCAAACAACAGGGTGGCTACGTGACCGGCGGCGATGCACCAGAAGCTTTCCGGGTTCTGGCCTAAAAGCACGAACAACCATCGCTCTCAGCCTCTGAGTTAGGATAGTTTGGGTTTTTGTCAATCTATTCTTTAACCGTTTCTTGCCCCCATGGATTCTGTGTTTAGTTCCGTTGATCCCCAACTGGTGCTGTTGATTGCGGCGATTGCAGTCATCGTTTTAGCTGCCCAGCTGTTTCTCAGAATTTTGAGCGTAGGACTTGTCCCCCTCATTGGTCTGGTCGCGATCGTTGTGGCGCTGCAATACCTGTTTGGCATCAGCCCTAAGCAGCTGTGGCTTGAGGTCAGCCACCTACCCCAGATGGCGATGGAATTCTTCAATAGCCTGGCCTGATACTGAATTTGCCTTCTCACCCGGCTGGGCTGAGCAAACACCGTTTGCCCCTACGCCAGCCTCCTGTTTGGCCTCGGATAATGCAATTTGGATCTGGAATGGGACCCCAAATTTTCCCCTAGCTAGATAGGGGCGATTGGCGATCACCAATTGTGTCTTTTTAGACACCTAAAGCCTGATTTCGACCCATGAGGCTAGATTGGGACAGTTTAGATCGCCTCTTTGAAGCTGTGCCGATGCGTTTGTTGCCGCTGTTGACTCCGGTTCTCTGGGCGGGGGTAGCGCTGCCCGCCCTAGCCCAAGCCGAGCCCCTTCATACCAGCTTTGCCGCCTGGTGCAATCACTACGACAGTCTTGCCCCAGAGACGCAGCATACGGTTGAGGCCATGCTCGCCTACACAGGCACCGACGACTGTGCTGCGGCTGAGCAGCAGCTAACTAGCAGCACGGCGCTCAGTCTGGAGTATGCCAACATCAGCGATCTGCGTCCGTTGGCGTCCCTTACTCAGCTGGAGCAGCTCTACCTTTACAGCAACCAGATTACGGATATTCAACCCCTAGCTGGGATGACCCAGCTCATTGATCTGGGCCTCAGCGACAACCAAATTTCAGATATTAGCGCCCTGCGATCGCACCCCTCCCTGCAAGTTATCAACCTGGGCGGCAATCAAATCAGCGACATCAGCGACCTGGCCGATCTGCCCCAGCTCATTCAGCTCGATCTCTACGCCAATCAAATTTCAGATTTGGCCCCGCTGGCTGACCTTACCCAGCTCACCCGTCTCAATCTACGAGACAACCAAACCATTCAAGACCTGCGCCCGTTGCAGAGGCTTAGTCAGCTCTCGACCTTGATTCTTAGCAACAATCAGATTGACGACCTCACCCCGCTTCAGTCCCTCACCAATCTCTACGAGCTAGATCTGAGCCGCAACCAAATTAGCAATCTCAGGCCGCTACAGGCTCTATCCCTAAGCGAGCTACATCTTAACCACAACCAAATTCAGGATGTGCAGCCTCTAGCCACCCTGAGCGATCTACAAATTCTGACGCTCGATCACAACAACCTTGCTGACCTGACACCCCTGAGCGCTCTAGAAAATCTATTCTTACTGAGCCTGAGCGGCAATCAAATCAGTGAGCTGGCTCCGCTAGCCAACCTTCAGAACCTGCTGGATCTGGAACTCGACGCCAACCAGATTACCGATATCTCAGCAGTGCGATCGCTCACCCGTCTTACCCGCCTTTCCCTAGAAAACCGCGTTTGGGTCGATGATTACCGCCAGCCCCAGGGCGACAACTACGTCACCGATCTCACTCCCTTGCAACCGCTAACCGAGCTGTCTGAGCTGTATCTAGACGGCAACGGAGTCACCGATCTCAGCCCTCTGGCCAACAAACCCTACCTGTTTCAGCTCGGGCTGAGCCGCAACCCGGTCAGCGACCTGGCCCCCTTGGCAAATCTACCCGTAATAGAGCTCGATATTGACGCTACCTCGGTCAGTGATTTTGGCCCTCTGACCACGCTTACCGATCTCACCCGCCTCCACGCCAGCCACACGGGCTTAAGCGATCTGCACCGCCTGCCGGTTTTGCCCCAGCTCAGCACCTTGACCCTACAAGGCAATCAAATTGAAGATCTCAGCCCTCTAGCCCAGTTTCCCAACCTTCTTGGGTTAGACCTCAGCTCTAACCAAATTGAAGACCTCAGTCCCCTGGCTACGCTGTCGCAGCTAAGCTTCCTTTACCTGAGCGACAACCAAATCCGAGATCTGACGCCGTTGGCCAGTCTAGGTAACCTTTCTACCCTGGGGCTGACCAGCAACGCCATTGAGGATGTTATCCCCCTAGCCTCCCTCATCTCCCTCGGAACGTTGACCCTTGGGTTTAACCCGCTCCAAGACATTCGCCCCCTCTCGGAGCTAACCAGTCTAGAAACGCTAGTGTTGGTCAACACCGAGGTCCAAGATGTCAGCCCACTCGCATCACTGCTGAATTTAGAAGTGCTGTATCTAGACGAAACCCCCGTCACCGACCTGAGTCCGCTGGGCGCTCTGCCGAATTTGATGCGTCTTACCCTTGGGAGTGTCCCGGTAACGGAAGCAGATTGCCCCCTAGTCCCGCAAAGCGCGTGTGAATTTTAGACAGAAGCAGCCCATCGAATACGTTCTGTTTCAAGGCCAAACGGTGTAGGGGCAAATGGTTGTTTGCCCGCTGCAAAGCCCCCTGTTTTTAAGCAGAGCCGCTAATTTCAGTGCTAGTGCGATCCAGCCCTAGCGCGAGCACTCCATTCTGCCCCCCGAAGCCAAAGCTAAGGCACAGAGCCACCTCCAAATCAGTAGAAATGGGGTGAGTCACGAGCTTGGGGTAAATGCTCCCGCCCTGCCCCCCCGTGTTGGGCGGCAGCACTTGATGCCGCAGCGCCAGCAGGCAAAGCGCCGCCCCGATCGCCCCCGAAGCCCCCAACGTATGCCCTGTCGCTCCCTTGGTCGAACTCATCCACGGCGGTGGCGAAAACCCCTCAGTCAATAGCTGCACCTCATGGGCATCGTTGAGTCTAGTTCCGGTACCGTGGGCATGAATGTAGCTAACCTGCTGAGGCTTCAGCCCGCTGTAGTAAAGACAATTCTTGAGGGCCAAACGACTGCCCCCCAGTGTTGGATCTGGCGCCGTGCGGTGGTAGGCATCAACGCTAAATCCGCCACCCAGAATGCAGCCGTATACCTCTGGCCCCGATCGCTCTAGCCAAGAAGATACTGACTCTAGCACCAGCACCGCAGCGCCCTCCCCCAGCACTAAGCCTTCTCGTTGGGGGGCAAAGGGGTAGCAGCCGGTGGTTGCGAGGGCTCCTAATTGCTCAAAGCCTGCCAAGGTAAGGGGGGTAACGGGCGCTTCGGCGGCACCAACGATGACGCGATCGCACTGTCCCCGCCGCACTAGCTCATAGCCCTGAAAAATTGCCGTCAGCCCGGTAGCACAGGCCGCCATCGGGGCCAGCACCGGGCCTTGAGATTGAATCTGGCGGGCAGCGGCGATCGCCCCCATGTGCGGCAGCGCCTCCAGCCAGGGGTTGTCTGCCCAAAATTCATTGCGAGCCATCCGTTCCCAGCGGCCCTGAAAGCTGCGGCTAGAGCCGATTACCACGCCGCAATCGGTCAGGGGAGGTGTGAGCTGAGCATCGGCGATCGCCTCAGCCACCGCCAACCCCAGCAAATCCTCAATGTCAGTGGGCTTATCGCCTACCATAGCCAAAGGCCGAGGCGGCAGTTCCGGAAATGGCTGTCTGATCCGAATACCCGATTTTCCGGCCAGAAGATTGTTCCAGGTGGCCGTTGCTGTAGTCCCTAGGGCTGTGACCAGCCCCATGCCGGTTACAACAACGGCCCGATCTCTACCTTGCCTACTCAGTCTTCAGATTCTCCAGCCCGGCTGTGACTCGCGCCGATTCAATGCGATCGCCCTGCTGAATGGCATCCACCGCCTCCATACCGCTGGTGACGTAGCCAAACACCGCGTAGCTACCGTCCAAAAAGGGCAGCTCCGCCAGGGTGATATAAAACTGCGCCGAGGCCGAATCTACCGCCTGCGATCGCGCCATAGCTACAGCACCCCGAGTGTGGGGCAGTTCTGGGGCATCGCTGATGCCGGCTTCTTCAAGGGTTTGGCTATAGATTGGCTCTGCTGCCCCAGCGGGCTTAATTTCTAAGGGAACGTAGCGGGGAGCCTGGGTATCAGGGTCAATAAAGCTACCTGTACCCAACTGCTGAGCCGGCACGCTAGGGTCTTTGCTCTGGGGGTCGCCGCCTTGGGCAACAAAGGGCTGTGGGTCACGCACCACCCGGTGAAACACTAGGCCATCGTAGACGCCACGGTTCACCAAATCTACAAAGTTACCAGCGGTGACTGGGGCATTGGCACCGTCTAGCTCTATCACAATGGGGCTGCCGTTCACTACCATCTCCACCGTTGCCGTACCCTCTAGCACGGGCAAACCGGTTGGGGCCACCGCCACCGACTCAGTTAGGCCGGGGTCTGTGGGGGCTTCGCTAGTCGAGTCTAGGCTTGGGGAACTGGTGCAAGCGCCCAGCCATAGGGTTAGCAGGGCAGCTAGGGCTAGGGTAAACGGGCGTGTCGAGAGAGCCATCAATACGTCAATTCCTAATAGTTCAACCGACCCCCCATGTTATCGCACGGGCTCAAAGCCGGGGGCTGCCGCTCAGCATAGACCTTTAAACGGTCTATAGCCCCTCTAGCGGCACCTGCAAAAACCGCGCCAACTCTGCCCCCTGATTTTCTAAATCAGCTAGGGGAATCGGCTGGCCCACCCGAGTCAGCGGAATATCGGGGCGGCCCTTGATGCGCAGGTAGAGGGTGCGCTTGGGGTTGAGCCCTTCTTTAATCGCCACCCGCACTGCGGTCACGTCTTCTAGGGGATGCTCAAATTCAATGCGGCGGTTTTTGCCCCAAAAGCCTTTGCGTACAATCTGTAGGCGATTGCTGGCTTTGTCGAAGCTGTTGTACCCGCCGCCCACATCCAAACTGATAACAATCCAAAGGAACGTGGCCAGACCAAGGGCAGCCACCCCATAAAAGCCCATGGCAATGCCTTGGGGAATAAACACCAACTGAGTTGGGTCAGCGAAGGGCAGTAGGTTCTGTTTCAGGTAGCTAGAAGCTCCAGCCAGGGCAAACCCTAGCCCGCCTAGGGTGAGCACCACGGCCCAAAAAATGTTGCTCACACGACGGGCCCCCAGCACGGTGCGCTTAAGGGCTTGAGATTGAGTAGTCGACAGAGAGGCAGTCATAGATCTTAACAAGCGATAGTGATAGATGAAGAGCGACAAAAACCTAGAAAAAGCTTGGGTGGGGCGGCTTCAACGCCACCACTTTCTTCAAATTAAACTGAGCGAACTGGGTTACATCACCCGCTATTACTCTATATAAACACTGAATCAGCCCAGTCTAAACCCCACGGCGACTTCGCTAGTCAACCCCTGTGGCCAACACCGGCTTCATTACAGCCAAGCCCCCGACACTACTAGCCTGAGAAACTACGTGTCAGATTGTAAAAAATTAGAACACTCCTTATCATAAATAGAAACCCAGTCTTTAGACGCTTGTCTTCAAGGCTGCTGGTGCGACTCAGGCAGAGGTATCGGCGATTGGAGCAGGAATATTATTCTCCCTGGCTCTAATATCTGGAATACTTAGTAGTTACTAACCCCTGCTTTGAGGTGATGCTCTGCCAGACTAGTCTGGATCCACCAGAGTTGCGACCTTATGGATTGGATGTCATATAAAGAGGATTTGACATGACCATAGCAATGGGACGCGCGCAAGCCGAGCGAGGATGGTTCGACGTCCTTGACGACTGGCTAAAGCGCGATCGCTTTGTGTTTATTGGGTGGTCGGGCCTTTTGCTGTTCCCCTGCGCCTTCATGGCCGTAGGTGGATGGCTAACCGGCACCACCTTTGTCACCTCCTGGTACACCCACGGCCTCGCGTCGTCGTACCTGGAAGGGTGTAACTTTTTGACCGTTGCCGTTTCTACCCCCGCCGCTAGCCTGGGTCACTCCCTGCTACTGCTGTGGGGCCCCGAAGCCCAGGGTGACTTTGTGCGCTGGTGCCAACTCGGTGGCCTGTGGAGCTTCGTCGCCCTACACGGCACCTTCGGTCTGATCGGCTTCATGCTGCGTCAGTTCGAAGTGGCTCGTCTCGTCGGCCTGCGTCCCTACAACGCCATCGCCTTTTCGGCCCCGATTGCGGTATTTGTCAGCGTCTTTCTGATGTACCCCTTAGGTCAGTCGAGCTGGTTCTTTGCACCTAGCTTTGGCGTAGCGGCCATCTTCCGCTTTCTGCTGTTCCTACAAGGCTTCCACAACTGGACCTTGAACCCCTTCCACATGATGGGTGTAGCGGGTGTGTTGGGTGGAGCACTACTGTGCGCCATCCACGGCGCCACCGTTGAGAACACGCTGTTCAAAGACAGCGAGAACGCCAACACCTTCCGTGCGTTTGAGCCGACCCAGGCTGAAGAGACCTACTCGATGGTGACTGCCAACCGATTCTGGTCTCAGATTTTTGGGATTGCGTTTTCGAACAAGCGTTGGTTGCACTTCTTCATGCTGTTTGTGCCGGTCACCGGCTTGTGGATGAGTGCAGTGGGCATTGTGGGTCTCGGGTTGAACCTGCGGGCCTACGACTTTGTGTCCCAGGAGATTCGGGCGGCAGAAGACCCAGAGTTTGAGACCTTCTACACCAAGAACATCTTGTTGAACGAAGGCATTCGGGCTTGGATGGCACCGACTGACCAGCCCCATGAGAAGTTTGTATTCCCCGAAGAGGTACTCCCCCGTGGTAACGCTCTCTAGCAACTCGTATATTGCTGGGCGCGACCAAGAATCCACCGGCTTTGCCTGGTGGTCTGGTAACGCTCGTTTGATCAACCTATCCGGCAAGCTGTTGGGTGCCCACGTGGCCCACTCTGGTCTGATTGTGTTCTGGGCCGGGGCTATGACCCTGTTTGAAGTAGCCCACTTTGTTCCTGACAAGCCTCTGTATGAGCAGGGCTTCATTCTGCTACCCCACCTGGCTACTTTGGGCTGGGGTGTGGGTCCTGGTGGTGAAGTCATCAACACCTTTCCCTACTTCGTTGTCGGTGTGCTGCACCTGATTTCGTCGGCGGTGCTGGGTCTCGGTGGTATCTACCACGCCCTGCGCGGTCCCGAGGTGCTGGAAGAGTACTCTTCCTTCTTTGGCTACGACTGGAAAGACAAGAACCAGATGACCAACATCATCGGCTACCACCTCATCCTGCTGGGTTGCGGTGCGCTGCTGCTGGTTTTGAAGGCTTGTGTGTTCGGTGGTGTCTATGACACTTGGGCACCGGGCGGTGGCGATGTTCGCATCATCACCAACCCGACCCTAAACCCCGCTGTGATCTTTGGTTACCTATTGGGTTCTCCCTTTGGTGGCGACGGCTGGATTGTCGGCGTCAACAACATGGAAGACATCATCGGCGGCCACATTTGGGTTGGCCTAATCTGCATCGCTGGCGGCATTTGGCACATTCTGACCAAGCCCTTTGGCTGGGCCCGTCGTGCTCTGATCTGGTCTGGTGAAGCCTACCTGTCGTACAGCCTGGGCGCTCTGTCCCTGATGGGCTTTATCGCCTCCTGCTACGTGTGGTTCAACAACACGGCCTATCCTTCTGAGTTCTACGGTCCCACCAACGCCGAGTCTTCTCAGGCCCAGGCGATGACCTTCCTGGTGCGCGACATGCGCCTGGGTGCTAACATCGGTGCGGCCCAAGGCCCCACTGGTCTGGGTAAGTACCTGATGCGCTCCCCCACTGGTGAGATCATCTTTGGTGGTGAAACCATGCGCTTTTGGGACTTCCAAGGTCCTTGGTTGGAGCCCCTGCGTGGCCCCAACGGCCTTGACCTCGATAAGCTGACCAATGATATCCAAGATTGGCAGGTGCGTCGCGCGGCTGAGTATATGACTCACGCGCCCAACGCCTCGATCAACTCGGTGGGCGGTGTGATCACGGAAATCAATTCTGTGAACTTCGTGAACCCCCGCCAGTGGCTGTCGACCTCTCACTTCGTACTGGGCTTCTTCTTCCTGATTGGCCACCTCTGGCATGCTGGTCGCGCTCGCGCGGCTGAGGCAGGCTTCGAGAAGGGTATCGATCGCGAAACTGAACCCGTGCTCGCTATGGGCGACCTCGACTAAGGTTGAGGCCAGCCTAAGGCTCAATAAGAAAAGCTCCTGCCCTAGGGCAGGAGCTTTTTTGTTGTGAAGTAGGTGAATGGGACACAGCGGCACCGCGCCTTAGCCAGATAGCAGGCTAAGCTCTACTGGCAAAAACCTTTTTGAGGACACTACGGCAATTAAAAAGCCGCTGATCGACATCAGCGGCCCTAAGCGTCAATAAATTTCTGGCTCTGGCAGTGGGACAATAAAATTAGAGGGGTCATTGAGATAGCGGATGGTGTCTTCTTCAAGGCGGTGGACTAGGTATGGCTCGAGGGCGTCAGAGTGACGGAGGGCGGCTAGGTAGCCTTCAAGGTAAAGACGCAGCTCGCTGGTGCGATAGCCTCGGTTCCACTGGTCGACGAAGGCATCGGTAATCCGTTGATAGTACCGAACAGCTTTGGCATCCTGAAGCATGGGAGGTAGACCTATAAACTCGGCGGTGGTTAGGGGTAGATCTCGCTCTGTAACTAAATTTTCCCCCAAAGGGTGAAAAACCTGATGAGTTTCTTAACGTACCGTTATACGTATCTTTATACACCGTTTGCCTAGGGCAAGGAGTGCGGATTATGACACTATCTAGGCGACGGTTTTGGGGGGAGCGAAATTTTGGAGTTGGCTAAGGGCTTGGGCAAAACAGAACGGTAAGCGGCTAGGGTGTGATGGGCGATCGCATCCCAGTCGTAACACTCTCTAGCATAGGCTCTAGCTCGCTGCCCCCGTAGCTGCCGTTGGGCAGAATCTTTCAGCGCCTCAACTAAGGCTTGGGCTACACCGTCTACGCTCAAGTCGCACACCCAGCCGCTGCCGCTGCTGGTAATGTCAGGCCAGATGTATACGCCTTTAGACACTACCACCGGCACCCCCGCCGCCATGGCTTCCGCTACGGCAATGCCAAAATTCTCGTAGTAGGAGGGCAGCACGAATAGATCGGCAGCTTGTAGCAGGGCGGCTTTGGTATTGCCGGTGACAAAACCCGTGAGCGCGGTGCGATCGCCCAGTGAAGTAGCCCGCAGGCGATCGCCAATAGCCTGCTCATAGGCAGGATCCTGAGGATTTCCCCCCGCCAGCACCAGATGAAACTCTACGCCCTGAGCCGTGAGCTGCTCTAGAGCCGGCAGCAGCAAATCGAGCCCCTTTTTAGGATCTAGTCTAGAGAGGTAGAGCAGGAGAGGGCGATTATGAGGGATTCCTAGCTGGGCTAAGATTTGCTGACGTTCATCCACAGGTAATGCTTTTGGCGGCTGTACTCCCAGAGGGATCACCCAATCCTGAGTGCTGGCCCCAAACCGATAGGAGACTTCTGCCTCGATCGGGCTGGTGAAATGCAGCGCCGCCGCCCCACCAATATTGGGGGCCTCAAACAGCCGTCCGTAGATCTGCTTGAGGCGCTTTTT
It encodes the following:
- the ilvC gene encoding ketol-acid reductoisomerase, translating into MARMYYDSDANLDLLNGKTVAIIGYGSQGHAHALNLKDSGVNVIVGLYEGSRSTAKAEAEGLTVKPVADAVKLADWIMILLPDEVQRTIYNEAIAPNLEAGNVLLFAHGFNINFGQIVPPADVDVVMVAPKGPGHLVRRTYQEGQGVPCLFAVYQDATGQARDRAMAYAKGIGGTRAGVLETTFREETETDLFGEQVVLCGGLSELIKAGFETLVNAGYQPELAYFECLHEVKLIVDLVVEGGLAKMRDSISNTAEYGDYTRGPRIITDETRAEMRKVLKEIQTGQFAREFVLESQSGNAGFTAMRRREAEHPIEEVGKDLRAMFSWLKKA
- a CDS encoding DUF427 domain-containing protein, giving the protein MAKATWNGVVLAESDACEVVEGNQYFPPDSLNMDYFKPISKTTGCPWKGTASYYDIVVDNNVNSGAAWYYAEPKPAASDIKGYVAFYSNKVKVEA
- a CDS encoding aminotransferase class I/II-fold pyridoxal phosphate-dependent enzyme — protein: MLDQSQTPILSALQASSRRPHAAFYAPGHKRGQGASSRLRDLLGAAALATDLPELPELDNLFAPEGVILEAQELAAEAFGAERTYFLTNGSTCGIEAAILATCGPGDKIIVPRNAHRSVIAGLVLSGAMPIFVAPEYSPELGLVLGVKAEAIAATLSHHPDTRAVLLVSPTYHGICSHVGAIASLAHRHGIPLLIDEAHGPHFAFHPDLPIPALELGADLVVQSTHKVLGALSQAAMLHTRGDRVDRDRLQAALQLTQSTSPNSLLLASLDAARHQVAIEGKGLLSDTLALTEHMRTELATVPGLRVIGKPTVTAFSSASDLDLTRLTVDVSGLGLTGLEADEILHEELGVTVELPELQHLTLIVSLGNTDEDGKRCVAGFRTLAESYAKQCVAVEVWPQPAPSTDTSFTLPVVSPREAFFATTETVGAEAAIGRISADTISAYPPGIPAIVAGEVIGEGAIAHLTAIKQQGGYVTGGDAPEAFRVLA
- a CDS encoding leucine-rich repeat domain-containing protein, whose protein sequence is MRLDWDSLDRLFEAVPMRLLPLLTPVLWAGVALPALAQAEPLHTSFAAWCNHYDSLAPETQHTVEAMLAYTGTDDCAAAEQQLTSSTALSLEYANISDLRPLASLTQLEQLYLYSNQITDIQPLAGMTQLIDLGLSDNQISDISALRSHPSLQVINLGGNQISDISDLADLPQLIQLDLYANQISDLAPLADLTQLTRLNLRDNQTIQDLRPLQRLSQLSTLILSNNQIDDLTPLQSLTNLYELDLSRNQISNLRPLQALSLSELHLNHNQIQDVQPLATLSDLQILTLDHNNLADLTPLSALENLFLLSLSGNQISELAPLANLQNLLDLELDANQITDISAVRSLTRLTRLSLENRVWVDDYRQPQGDNYVTDLTPLQPLTELSELYLDGNGVTDLSPLANKPYLFQLGLSRNPVSDLAPLANLPVIELDIDATSVSDFGPLTTLTDLTRLHASHTGLSDLHRLPVLPQLSTLTLQGNQIEDLSPLAQFPNLLGLDLSSNQIEDLSPLATLSQLSFLYLSDNQIRDLTPLASLGNLSTLGLTSNAIEDVIPLASLISLGTLTLGFNPLQDIRPLSELTSLETLVLVNTEVQDVSPLASLLNLEVLYLDETPVTDLSPLGALPNLMRLTLGSVPVTEADCPLVPQSACEF
- a CDS encoding beta-ketoacyl-ACP synthase translates to MSRQGRDRAVVVTGMGLVTALGTTATATWNNLLAGKSGIRIRQPFPELPPRPLAMVGDKPTDIEDLLGLAVAEAIADAQLTPPLTDCGVVIGSSRSFQGRWERMARNEFWADNPWLEALPHMGAIAAARQIQSQGPVLAPMAACATGLTAIFQGYELVRRGQCDRVIVGAAEAPVTPLTLAGFEQLGALATTGCYPFAPQREGLVLGEGAAVLVLESVSSWLERSGPEVYGCILGGGFSVDAYHRTAPDPTLGGSRLALKNCLYYSGLKPQQVSYIHAHGTGTRLNDAHEVQLLTEGFSPPPWMSSTKGATGHTLGASGAIGAALCLLALRHQVLPPNTGGQGGSIYPKLVTHPISTDLEVALCLSFGFGGQNGVLALGLDRTSTEISGSA
- a CDS encoding peptidylprolyl isomerase produces the protein MALSTRPFTLALAALLTLWLGACTSSPSLDSTSEAPTDPGLTESVAVAPTGLPVLEGTATVEMVVNGSPIVIELDGANAPVTAGNFVDLVNRGVYDGLVFHRVVRDPQPFVAQGGDPQSKDPSVPAQQLGTGSFIDPDTQAPRYVPLEIKPAGAAEPIYSQTLEEAGISDAPELPHTRGAVAMARSQAVDSASAQFYITLAELPFLDGSYAVFGYVTSGMEAVDAIQQGDRIESARVTAGLENLKTE
- a CDS encoding photosystem I assembly protein Ycf4, producing MTASLSTTQSQALKRTVLGARRVSNIFWAVVLTLGGLGFALAGASSYLKQNLLPFADPTQLVFIPQGIAMGFYGVAALGLATFLWIVISLDVGGGYNSFDKASNRLQIVRKGFWGKNRRIEFEHPLEDVTAVRVAIKEGLNPKRTLYLRIKGRPDIPLTRVGQPIPLADLENQGAELARFLQVPLEGL
- the psbD gene encoding photosystem II D2 protein (photosystem q(a) protein), translating into MTIAMGRAQAERGWFDVLDDWLKRDRFVFIGWSGLLLFPCAFMAVGGWLTGTTFVTSWYTHGLASSYLEGCNFLTVAVSTPAASLGHSLLLLWGPEAQGDFVRWCQLGGLWSFVALHGTFGLIGFMLRQFEVARLVGLRPYNAIAFSAPIAVFVSVFLMYPLGQSSWFFAPSFGVAAIFRFLLFLQGFHNWTLNPFHMMGVAGVLGGALLCAIHGATVENTLFKDSENANTFRAFEPTQAEETYSMVTANRFWSQIFGIAFSNKRWLHFFMLFVPVTGLWMSAVGIVGLGLNLRAYDFVSQEIRAAEDPEFETFYTKNILLNEGIRAWMAPTDQPHEKFVFPEEVLPRGNAL